A single window of Falco peregrinus isolate bFalPer1 chromosome 11, bFalPer1.pri, whole genome shotgun sequence DNA harbors:
- the SNRPB2 gene encoding U2 small nuclear ribonucleoprotein B'', with translation MDIRPNHTIYINNINDKIKKEELKRSLYALFSQFGHVVDIVALKTMKMRGQAFVIFKELGSSTNALRQLQGFPFYGKPMRIQYAKTDSDIISKMRGTFADKEKRKEKKKAKSLEQSANAPNKKVIQGATQNSASAPGTAAQNQQVPDNPPNYILFLNNLPEETNEMMLSMLFNQFPGFKEVRLVPGRHDIAFVEFENENQAGAARDALQGFKITPSHAMKITYAKK, from the exons ATGGACATCAGGCCGAACCACACCATCTACATCAACAACATCAACGACAAGATTAAGAAGGAAG AACTGAAGAGATCCCTGTATGCGTTATTCTCACAGTTTGGTCATGTGGTCGACATTGTGGCTTTAAAGACTATGAAGATGCGAGGACAGGcttttgttatatttaaagAACTTGGATCATCTACCAATGCTTTGAGACAACTACAAGGCTTTCCGTTTTATGGGAAACCAATG cGTATTCAGTATGCAAAAACAGACTCCGACATAATCTCTAAAATGCGTGGTACTTTTGCTGataaggagaaaaggaaggaaaagaagaaggcCAAATCTCTGGAGCAGTCAGCAAATGCACCAAATAAAAAAGTTATCCAG GGAGCAACACAAAATTCAGCCAGTGCCCCAGGGACTGCAGCACAGAATCAGCAG GTGCCTGATAACCCACCAAACTATATCCTTTTCCTTAATAACTTGCCTGAGGAAACAAATGAGATGATGCTGTCCATGTTATTCAATCA GTTTCCTGGATTCAAAGAAGTACGCTTAGTGCCTGGGCGCCACGACATTGCATTTGTGGAGTTTGAAAATGAGAATCAAGCAGGAGCTGCTCGAGATGCTCTCCAAGGATTCAAGATTACTCCATCTCATGCCATGAAAATCACTTATGCAAAGAAATAA
- the OTOR gene encoding otoraplin: MTQRVHWVVLLLCFGLMCHLVTGIFMDKLANNKLCADDNCVYTISLARAEEDYNAPDCRFINIKKGQLIYVYSKLVKEKDSGEFWAGSVYGEQYEDHMGTVGYFPSSLVSEQHVYQEANKTVPTTDIDFFCE, encoded by the exons atgacacAACGTGTTCATTGGGTGGTTTTACTTTTGTGTTTTGGATTAATGTGTCATCTTGTAACTGGAATTTTTATGGACAAGCTTGCCAACAATAAGCTGTGTGCTGATGACAACTGTGTCT acacCATTTCCCTTGCCAGAGCAGAAGAGGATTATAACGCTCCAGACTGCAGattcattaatattaaaaaagggCAGTTGATTTATGTTTACTCAAAactagtgaaagaaaaagactcTGGAGAATTCTGGGCTGGAAGT GTTTATGGAGAACAGTATGAAGACCATATGGGGACAGTTGGTTATTTCCCTAGCAGTTTAGTCTCAGAACAACATGTCTATCAAGAAGCAAATAAGACCGTTCCTACAACG